The following coding sequences are from one Candidatus Nitrohelix vancouverensis window:
- a CDS encoding ShlB/FhaC/HecB family hemolysin secretion/activation protein, giving the protein MPEFAQAQISQQGRSQTRQQADPGRFEQRFEAPSKPRSTVVPVQPDNLKPAEPEELKKIRFFLNKIIISGATVYSEKQFAYLSRNFLRREVSLAHVYRMAAAITARYRNDGYILSKAVVPPQEIVDGVIRLRIIEGYIDEINVKGDVQGPKKLINAFRKKLLSSRPLHSSDLERYLLLADDLPGVTVKSVITPSRDRPGASRLDLILENKSYDAQVSLDNRGTDFNGPVQFSMGLTANSPLKMYDRIGLQSVITSQTDELKFISGFYDTPLNGEGTRFQISGSYANSQPGDTLELFEVDGTSTSLGFRVTHPFIRSRGENLTAFAGLNVKSSETDILETADSEDRLRVFELGASYDYADSFRGVNLFSISLSKGLNIFNATESGFERLTREAGRSDFTKLSGQMMRLQEIAPSWMLQGSFAWQYAFNPLLASEEFGFGGSRFGRAYDSSEITGDTGLAFKVEFQKAIGVNKPWLQDLQAYTFFDYGTVWTRARTVNGEKRQDRYSAGIGTRFNLNSYISGYVEMNKPLDEVVSSTGDDDPRFFFGLTARY; this is encoded by the coding sequence ATGCCAGAATTCGCACAAGCACAAATCAGCCAGCAGGGAAGAAGCCAGACGCGCCAACAGGCCGACCCTGGACGCTTTGAGCAACGATTCGAAGCCCCCTCGAAGCCCCGCTCGACGGTTGTTCCGGTGCAACCGGACAATCTCAAACCGGCAGAGCCTGAAGAACTCAAAAAAATCCGTTTCTTTTTAAATAAAATCATCATCTCCGGCGCCACGGTCTACTCGGAAAAACAATTCGCTTATTTATCCCGAAATTTTTTACGCCGGGAGGTTTCTCTCGCCCACGTCTACCGCATGGCCGCGGCGATCACCGCAAGGTACCGTAACGATGGATACATCCTGTCGAAGGCGGTGGTGCCTCCGCAGGAGATTGTCGACGGGGTCATCCGCCTGCGCATCATCGAAGGCTATATTGACGAAATCAACGTCAAGGGCGACGTGCAAGGCCCCAAAAAATTAATCAACGCCTTTCGCAAAAAATTACTGTCGTCGCGTCCCCTGCATTCCAGCGATCTGGAACGCTACCTGTTATTGGCGGACGATTTGCCGGGTGTCACGGTCAAATCCGTCATCACCCCGTCGCGCGACCGACCGGGCGCTTCGCGTCTGGATCTGATCCTCGAGAATAAATCTTACGACGCCCAGGTCTCGCTCGATAACCGCGGCACCGACTTCAACGGCCCCGTGCAATTTTCGATGGGGCTGACGGCGAACTCGCCGCTGAAAATGTACGACCGCATCGGCCTGCAAAGCGTCATCACCTCGCAGACGGATGAATTGAAATTCATCAGCGGCTTTTACGATACCCCTCTCAACGGAGAGGGAACGCGGTTTCAGATTTCCGGTTCCTACGCCAACTCGCAACCGGGCGACACTCTCGAATTGTTTGAAGTGGACGGCACGAGTACGAGTCTGGGCTTTCGCGTCACGCATCCCTTCATTCGTTCGCGCGGAGAAAACCTGACGGCCTTCGCCGGACTCAACGTGAAAAGTTCCGAAACCGACATACTGGAAACAGCGGACTCAGAAGATCGTCTGCGCGTTTTTGAACTGGGAGCCAGTTACGATTACGCGGATTCGTTTCGCGGCGTCAATCTGTTCTCGATCAGCCTGAGCAAAGGATTGAATATTTTCAACGCCACCGAGTCGGGCTTTGAACGCCTCACGCGCGAAGCGGGTCGAAGCGATTTCACCAAACTCTCGGGACAGATGATGCGCCTGCAGGAGATCGCGCCGTCGTGGATGCTTCAAGGTTCTTTCGCCTGGCAATACGCTTTCAACCCGCTCCTCGCATCGGAAGAGTTCGGATTCGGCGGCTCGCGTTTCGGTCGCGCCTACGATTCCTCGGAAATCACCGGCGACACAGGTCTCGCCTTCAAAGTGGAATTTCAAAAAGCCATTGGCGTGAACAAACCCTGGTTGCAAGACTTGCAGGCCTACACTTTCTTCGATTACGGAACCGTTTGGACGCGCGCCCGCACCGTCAACGGCGAGAAGCGGCAGGACCGTTATTCCGCAGGTATCGGAACGCGCTTCAATCTGAACTCCTATATTTCAGGTTATGTTGAAATGAATAAACCCCTGGATGAAGTCGTCAGTTCCACAGGCGACGACGATCCCAGATTCTTCTTTGGTTTGACGGCGAGGTATTGA
- a CDS encoding filamentous hemagglutinin N-terminal domain-containing protein, whose amino-acid sequence MNLMRQGEQILRSNPALAGLPTPPLAPKAPKRRATSSTGRRGQVFQRLRRIRGLHEFVSFLVLSLSLFPSVSFALPTDPQVQAGSASVNQDTATQMTVSQSSQKAIIDWGSFNIGTSEHVDFQLSHGANGVTLNRVIGDDPSSILGKLTSNGMFMLINRNGIMFGKDAQIDVHSLVATTNDINNSDFLSGNYNFSIAPDIAATVVNRGTLSVAQGGLAALVAPGVINEGVINARLGRVSLAGANTFTLDLYGDQLVNLGIGSEVAQSVFGVDGAKLDSLVKNSGSILAEGGIVRMDVAAAQGIVDNVINMSGIVQAQSATQQNGKIILSGGDNGIVSVSGTLDASGRDSGETGGDVHILGQYVALMSGTLVDVSGDLGGGTILAGGDYQGQGTVPNAIDTYVDANAQFFADALTNGDGGRAIFWADRRNYFFGRVSARGGLLGGDGGFVEVSGKEELYFDGSVDLMADNGKTGTLLLDPASIIIADGSASSGTSGTVTFGVSGNSFSITGFTSGSQTTIFETTLEAISATTNIILTADNTITINDLSDNTLSLAQTSGNSVSFITTTGNISFADTSDTLQTQGGSIELTAGDGTLTLGGLTSNNGSIILKSKDIDVQGSINSGTATTTILAHISGSNATIGLGDASGNTMTISGTELGRISAGNLVIGDSLAGNITVDNVTAANSNNITGTVTLNANADNSSVTFSGTASTFNALTVNADDGIAVNVALTTDTGALTLDGDSDNAADSSDNISIASGLTITSAGSITLDATTGGIAPAGAVTVNAANGVTVNDNFTSGGTVTIDADTDNSGTGTFTLASSKTLSSANNALSITADDMAINGSITSGSANLSLLVSDGGTIGLGSSSAGLNLSNTELQNLTAATLIIGDSTAGAITVASDVTPGASAGTGVTLLHLKSGVGVTATAGGIIEDNLVISTAGDVTFSDTSTNVTNLAMDLSNGNIAFTEADGFTVTTLDSVTGIDTDSGSVSLTATTGTLTVGNAIEASSNISLTADKMAIGASVTASGQTVTLASSTASNAIDLGSGTDAAANTLELSSSELNQITATNLVVGSTSAGAATISADITPSNATNLHIKSGSTVTGTAGGVIATGLAVTAAGDVTINDANTSISNLAMDLSTGNVVFSQANGYSVTTVDSVTGIDTDSGTVGLTSTGGTLTVANTAASNDIEASSNITLTADKMAIGGAVAASGQTVTLVSNTASNAIDLGSTTDAAANTLELSSAELALITATNLVVGTTSAGAATISADVTPSNATNLHLRTGSTVTGTAGGVIATGLAIEAGSTVAISDASTDVDNLAISAAGQTVSFTDADGVDINTVNGVAGVTATTFNLTTGGAITDTTASTISGTTTLAAGSANDITLDLSTNNFGTVVVSSGNNVSLRDADAITLGASTISGTLGLTAGTDVTIAGNVTTAGATTIDADSDDNGSGDLTVNASTTLSTTNNTLSITANDLILSGNINTGSAATTILVSDSGTIGLGTTGNLAISSAELANITATGLTLGNTSGGAITVGDGSNTISAANSDNIAGTLTLNSGGTVTFANSTTFNALAVNATGAITVNGGMTIDTGALSLASAAGITINSDSSLTGTGSVTFDADSDNNGSGDFTLASGQTFTTGNNTLSITANDIILNSSSAINAGTGSASILVSDAGTIGLGGTAGDLTLDGGELQLITAGTLTLGDSTNGNITVNGISSANSTKIGTMTLVADKAGSAINFATAASTFKGLTITNGTGGISFAQNVTANGNLSVTSGAAITDTGTLTATGTASFTTNVADAAITLDNTSNSFTGATTFATTGSSGNVTVNTDSALTLGASTVGGTMIVDVGGGNSLNVTGAVTSGGAMTLSADDDAIFTAAADLTSVGLTVTADSDATSDAGSGGAITLVDGTVFDAGSGTIALSADENISLGKLITTNATTSAVTLTSSSGGVFDVNTTALNIQAPSGRLTANTVTGFGATLNPIEIQVDSVSITNSSSGNIEIFESDDLNIINVTQSFASALNSGEGNITISYNGSITGQANATVPSGSFGLVSFNQRKIQDASLLPFGTTGKTVGDVAIEETVHAANSAGVQFSSNLSGLSGGSGSKSTSSNLPGLGFDQGPFKVNVFSESMGLVEVADGAGGAYEDLGVNTVNEIWGSPAPTQKRRQQQRRPLQENTAEQRNDSEIGNDDGTEERKISRRQPKAVGEVSQRVLPVR is encoded by the coding sequence ATGAATTTGATGAGGCAGGGCGAACAGATTTTGCGCAGTAATCCGGCATTGGCAGGCTTGCCAACGCCGCCGCTTGCGCCGAAAGCGCCGAAGCGTCGCGCGACTTCTTCCACGGGGCGACGCGGTCAGGTGTTCCAGCGGCTCCGACGCATTCGCGGTCTGCACGAATTTGTTTCGTTTCTTGTATTGTCCCTGAGTCTGTTCCCTTCCGTCTCCTTCGCTCTGCCCACCGACCCGCAGGTGCAGGCTGGTTCCGCATCGGTCAATCAGGACACCGCGACTCAAATGACGGTGAGCCAGAGTTCGCAGAAGGCCATCATCGACTGGGGTTCCTTCAACATCGGAACCTCGGAGCATGTGGACTTCCAGTTATCGCACGGCGCCAACGGGGTGACGCTGAACCGCGTCATCGGCGACGATCCATCATCCATTCTCGGCAAGCTGACTTCGAACGGCATGTTCATGCTCATCAACCGAAACGGCATCATGTTCGGCAAGGACGCGCAGATCGACGTTCACAGTCTGGTGGCGACCACCAACGACATCAACAATTCAGATTTTTTGAGCGGCAATTATAATTTCAGCATCGCCCCCGACATCGCGGCGACGGTGGTCAACCGGGGAACCTTGTCGGTTGCCCAGGGCGGACTCGCCGCGCTGGTGGCTCCGGGCGTCATTAACGAAGGCGTCATCAACGCGCGACTCGGTCGCGTATCGCTTGCAGGCGCGAATACCTTCACCCTCGATCTCTACGGCGATCAACTGGTCAACCTTGGCATCGGCAGTGAAGTCGCGCAATCGGTCTTCGGCGTGGACGGCGCAAAGCTCGACTCGCTGGTGAAAAACTCCGGCAGTATTCTGGCGGAAGGCGGCATCGTGCGCATGGACGTGGCGGCGGCGCAGGGCATTGTCGATAACGTTATTAATATGAGCGGCATCGTTCAGGCGCAGTCGGCGACGCAACAAAACGGCAAGATCATTTTATCCGGCGGCGACAACGGCATCGTCAGCGTGAGCGGCACGCTCGACGCATCAGGACGCGACAGCGGCGAGACCGGCGGCGACGTGCATATTCTCGGCCAATACGTGGCCTTGATGAGCGGAACCCTGGTCGATGTCTCCGGCGATCTGGGCGGCGGAACGATTCTGGCGGGCGGCGATTATCAGGGACAGGGCACGGTTCCCAACGCCATCGACACCTATGTGGACGCCAACGCGCAATTCTTCGCCGACGCCCTCACCAACGGCGACGGCGGTCGGGCGATTTTCTGGGCGGATCGACGCAATTATTTCTTCGGGCGCGTCAGCGCGCGCGGCGGCTTGCTGGGCGGCGACGGCGGCTTCGTCGAAGTCTCGGGTAAAGAAGAACTCTATTTCGACGGTTCGGTCGATCTGATGGCGGACAACGGCAAGACCGGAACCCTGCTCCTCGATCCGGCGTCAATCATCATCGCCGACGGTTCGGCGTCTTCAGGAACCAGCGGCACGGTCACCTTTGGCGTGAGCGGTAACTCCTTCAGCATCACCGGCTTCACGTCCGGCAGTCAGACCACTATTTTTGAAACGACTCTCGAAGCGATCTCGGCGACGACCAACATCATCCTGACCGCAGACAACACCATCACCATCAACGACCTGAGCGACAACACGCTGAGTCTGGCGCAGACTTCAGGCAATTCCGTTTCGTTCATAACAACGACCGGAAATATCTCATTCGCCGATACCAGTGACACTCTGCAGACACAGGGCGGAAGCATCGAGCTGACGGCGGGGGACGGCACGCTGACGCTGGGAGGATTGACCTCCAACAACGGCTCGATCATTCTGAAGAGCAAGGATATTGATGTGCAGGGTTCGATCAACAGCGGCACGGCGACGACGACCATCCTCGCGCATATATCCGGTAGCAACGCGACCATCGGACTCGGCGACGCTTCCGGCAATACCATGACGATCAGCGGAACCGAGCTGGGACGAATCAGCGCCGGCAATCTGGTGATTGGCGATTCGCTTGCAGGCAACATCACAGTTGACAACGTGACCGCGGCGAACAGCAATAATATAACGGGAACCGTTACCCTCAATGCAAACGCGGATAACTCCAGCGTGACCTTCTCGGGAACCGCATCAACCTTCAACGCGCTGACAGTGAACGCCGACGACGGCATCGCGGTCAACGTAGCTCTGACGACGGATACCGGCGCGCTGACGCTTGACGGCGACTCGGACAACGCCGCCGATTCCAGCGATAACATTTCCATCGCCAGCGGTTTGACCATCACCTCTGCAGGCTCCATCACTCTGGACGCAACGACAGGCGGCATCGCCCCGGCGGGCGCGGTGACTGTGAACGCGGCCAACGGCGTGACTGTGAACGACAATTTCACCTCCGGCGGAACGGTCACGATAGACGCGGATACAGACAATAGCGGAACGGGAACCTTCACGCTGGCGTCGAGTAAAACATTATCCTCTGCGAACAACGCTCTCAGCATCACCGCCGACGACATGGCGATCAACGGTTCGATCACCAGCGGTTCGGCGAACCTGTCCCTGCTCGTTTCCGACGGCGGCACGATTGGGCTGGGCAGCTCCTCCGCAGGACTCAACCTGAGCAATACCGAATTACAGAATCTGACCGCCGCAACGCTGATTATTGGCGACTCCACGGCAGGGGCGATCACCGTGGCGAGCGACGTGACCCCCGGCGCCAGCGCAGGCACAGGCGTGACCTTGTTGCATTTGAAATCCGGCGTGGGCGTGACGGCGACGGCGGGCGGCATCATTGAAGACAATCTGGTCATCAGCACCGCAGGCGACGTGACCTTCAGCGACACGTCGACCAACGTCACCAACTTGGCGATGGATTTATCGAATGGTAATATCGCATTCACCGAAGCCGACGGTTTCACGGTGACGACTCTGGACAGCGTGACCGGCATCGATACCGATAGCGGCTCTGTGTCTCTGACCGCGACGACGGGAACCCTGACGGTTGGCAATGCAATTGAAGCAAGTTCGAATATTTCACTCACTGCTGACAAGATGGCGATTGGAGCTTCGGTGACGGCCTCCGGTCAAACGGTGACGCTGGCCTCTTCGACGGCAAGCAACGCGATCGATCTCGGCTCCGGCACAGACGCGGCGGCGAATACGCTGGAACTGTCCAGTTCGGAACTGAATCAGATTACGGCGACCAATCTGGTGGTGGGATCGACCAGCGCGGGCGCGGCGACGATCAGCGCGGATATCACGCCGAGCAACGCAACGAATTTACATATCAAATCCGGTTCAACGGTCACAGGCACGGCGGGCGGCGTGATCGCTACCGGTCTGGCGGTGACGGCGGCGGGTGATGTGACGATCAACGACGCCAATACCAGCATCAGCAATCTGGCGATGGATTTATCGACGGGCAACGTTGTCTTCTCTCAGGCGAACGGCTATTCCGTTACCACAGTGGACAGCGTGACCGGCATCGATACCGACAGCGGAACGGTTGGTCTGACCTCGACGGGCGGAACTCTGACCGTCGCCAACACGGCGGCGAGCAACGATATCGAAGCGAGTTCAAATATTACGCTGACCGCCGACAAAATGGCGATTGGCGGCGCGGTGGCGGCCTCGGGCCAAACCGTGACGCTGGTTTCCAATACCGCAAGCAACGCGATTGATCTGGGTTCTACGACAGACGCGGCGGCGAATACGCTGGAATTGTCCAGCGCGGAACTGGCTCTTATTACCGCAACGAATCTGGTCGTGGGCACGACCAGCGCAGGCGCGGCGACGATCAGCGCCGACGTGACGCCGAGCAACGCCACCAATCTGCATCTTCGCACCGGCTCCACGGTTACGGGGACTGCGGGCGGCGTGATCGCGACAGGACTTGCAATCGAAGCGGGAAGCACGGTTGCGATTTCCGACGCATCAACGGATGTGGATAATCTGGCGATCTCGGCGGCGGGGCAGACGGTCTCTTTCACCGATGCGGACGGCGTGGATATCAATACGGTCAACGGCGTAGCGGGCGTGACGGCGACAACGTTTAATTTGACGACAGGCGGCGCGATCACCGACACAACGGCTTCAACGATTTCCGGGACGACGACGCTGGCGGCGGGTTCCGCCAACGACATCACCCTCGATCTGTCTACGAATAACTTTGGCACGGTTGTGGTTTCCAGCGGCAACAACGTGAGCCTGCGCGATGCCGATGCGATCACCCTGGGTGCGTCGACGATTTCAGGCACGCTGGGCCTGACGGCGGGAACAGATGTGACGATAGCGGGCAATGTGACCACGGCGGGCGCGACCACCATCGACGCGGATTCTGATGACAATGGAAGCGGCGATCTGACAGTCAACGCTTCGACTACGCTTTCGACCACCAACAATACTTTGTCGATCACCGCTAACGATCTGATCCTCAGCGGCAACATCAACACGGGAAGCGCCGCGACCACGATACTGGTTTCCGACTCCGGGACCATTGGACTCGGCACGACGGGCAACCTGGCGATTTCCAGCGCCGAACTGGCAAACATCACCGCGACGGGCCTGACTCTTGGAAACACTTCAGGCGGGGCGATCACCGTGGGCGACGGCTCCAATACGATTTCTGCGGCAAACAGCGATAACATAGCGGGAACGCTGACTTTGAATTCAGGCGGCACGGTGACCTTCGCCAACAGCACGACCTTCAACGCTCTGGCGGTGAACGCAACCGGCGCGATCACGGTGAACGGCGGCATGACGATTGACACGGGCGCTTTGAGCCTGGCCTCTGCGGCGGGAATCACGATCAATTCCGATTCCAGTTTGACGGGAACCGGAAGCGTGACTTTTGACGCGGACTCCGACAATAACGGATCGGGAGATTTCACTCTGGCGAGCGGGCAGACCTTCACCACCGGCAACAACACGCTTTCGATCACCGCCAACGACATCATTTTGAACAGTTCGAGCGCGATCAACGCGGGAACCGGATCGGCTTCGATTCTGGTCTCCGACGCGGGAACTATCGGGCTGGGAGGTACGGCGGGCGACCTGACGCTGGACGGCGGCGAATTGCAACTCATCACAGCGGGCACATTGACGCTGGGCGATTCGACCAACGGCAACATCACCGTGAACGGTATCAGCTCTGCAAACAGTACAAAGATTGGAACCATGACCTTGGTCGCTGACAAGGCGGGAAGCGCGATCAATTTCGCTACCGCCGCTTCAACTTTTAAAGGTTTGACGATCACCAACGGCACGGGCGGGATTTCTTTCGCGCAGAATGTGACGGCGAACGGCAATCTGTCTGTGACTTCCGGCGCGGCGATCACCGATACCGGAACGTTGACCGCGACGGGAACCGCCAGTTTCACGACCAACGTGGCGGACGCCGCGATCACTCTGGATAATACTTCCAACTCTTTCACCGGCGCGACGACCTTTGCGACGACGGGCAGTTCCGGCAATGTAACCGTAAACACCGACAGCGCCCTCACGCTCGGCGCCTCCACCGTTGGCGGAACCATGATCGTAGACGTGGGCGGCGGTAATTCACTGAATGTGACTGGCGCGGTGACTTCTGGCGGAGCCATGACCTTGTCGGCGGATGACGATGCGATATTCACTGCGGCGGCGGATCTGACCTCCGTCGGTTTGACGGTGACAGCCGATTCAGACGCGACTTCGGATGCGGGCTCTGGCGGGGCAATCACTTTGGTCGATGGAACGGTGTTTGACGCAGGATCGGGAACCATCGCCCTGAGCGCCGATGAAAACATCTCACTTGGCAAGCTGATCACGACCAACGCCACCACTTCGGCGGTGACCTTGACCTCGTCCAGCGGCGGCGTCTTCGACGTCAACACCACGGCTCTGAATATTCAAGCCCCGTCGGGTCGATTGACGGCAAACACGGTCACGGGATTTGGCGCGACCCTGAATCCCATTGAAATCCAGGTGGATTCGGTCAGCATCACCAACAGTTCTTCCGGCAATATCGAAATTTTTGAAAGCGATGATTTGAATATCATCAACGTCACGCAATCTTTTGCAAGCGCGCTCAACAGCGGTGAAGGTAATATCACCATTTCTTATAATGGATCGATCACCGGTCAGGCAAATGCCACGGTCCCATCCGGTTCCTTCGGTCTGGTTTCTTTCAATCAGCGCAAGATTCAGGACGCCAGCCTTCTTCCGTTTGGAACGACGGGCAAGACCGTAGGCGATGTCGCTATTGAAGAGACGGTGCATGCCGCCAACTCTGCCGGCGTTCAGTTTTCTTCGAATTTATCGGGCCTTTCAGGCGGGAGCGGGTCGAAATCGACTTCCAGCAATCTTCCTGGGCTTGGTTTCGATCAAGGCCCCTTCAAGGTCAACGTGTTCTCCGAATCGATGGGTCTGGTGGAAGTTGCGGACGGAGCGGGCGGGGCCTATGAGGATCTGGGCGTGAACACGGTGAACGAAATCTGGGGAAGCCCGGCGCCAACGCAGAAGCGCAGACAACAGCAACGCCGCCCTCTTCAAGAGAACACGGCGGAACAGCGCAACGATTCTGAAATCGGTAATGACGACGGCACAGAAGAAAGAAAAATTTCGCGTCGTCAGCCCAAAGCCGTGGGCGAAGTCAGTCAGCGGGTTCTTCCGGTCCGATAA
- a CDS encoding tetratricopeptide repeat protein — protein MRNFALPHFLPSILLAILLTLLTACGGEESAETKEADAGIQLAQAQEFLDKKDYESAGKIIKEYVAAHPQDLAGLRLSAHFSLIQNRVNDAIAIAEQALEIDSERGDFLAIKGRAYYQVSQFDNALKFCREALKKDPTVGLAYLVIGEIFLRQGKIQESIPILKEAVQHDPKSVEGLNKLASAYIKVKDYQSAREYLERAQQLDNEDAGVYFNLALVYDEMNDGENAVKHIQESLRLYTDQENKNWANKARQTQGILAKKYNIRLTS, from the coding sequence ATGAGAAATTTTGCTTTGCCCCATTTCCTGCCGAGTATTTTGCTAGCGATTCTGTTGACCTTGTTGACCGCATGCGGCGGTGAAGAAAGCGCCGAAACCAAGGAAGCCGACGCTGGTATTCAACTGGCGCAGGCTCAGGAATTCCTCGATAAAAAAGATTACGAAAGCGCCGGAAAAATCATCAAGGAATATGTCGCGGCGCACCCGCAAGACCTTGCGGGACTTCGCCTCAGCGCACATTTCAGCTTGATTCAGAATCGCGTGAATGACGCCATCGCCATAGCCGAGCAAGCGCTGGAGATTGACTCGGAACGAGGCGATTTTCTTGCTATCAAAGGTCGCGCCTACTACCAGGTAAGCCAATTTGATAACGCGCTGAAATTCTGCAGAGAGGCCCTCAAAAAAGATCCAACCGTCGGATTGGCTTACCTTGTTATCGGCGAGATTTTTCTGAGGCAGGGCAAAATCCAGGAAAGCATTCCCATTCTCAAGGAAGCGGTGCAACACGATCCGAAATCGGTGGAAGGCCTCAACAAACTTGCTTCGGCTTATATCAAAGTCAAAGACTACCAGAGCGCGCGCGAATATCTGGAACGCGCCCAGCAATTGGACAATGAAGACGCCGGGGTTTATTTCAATCTGGCGCTGGTCTATGATGAAATGAACGACGGCGAGAACGCCGTGAAACACATTCAGGAATCTCTGCGCCTGTACACAGATCAGGAAAATAAAAACTGGGCGAACAAAGCCCGGCAAACGCAGGGCATTCTCGCTAAAAAGTATAATATCCGATTAACCTCCTGA
- a CDS encoding YjbQ family protein, protein MKQEFTEIKVSTNGKGLIDVTEKIKAWAEKFGFHTGLLTLFVAHTSASLLIQENADPDVLHDMERFFSKLVPENDPDYRHTTEGSDDMPAHIRSALTQTQLSIPLRNHRLALGVWQGLYLYEHRRAPHTRTLLLHLIGE, encoded by the coding sequence ATGAAACAGGAATTTACAGAAATTAAGGTCTCGACGAATGGCAAGGGCCTGATCGACGTGACGGAAAAAATCAAGGCCTGGGCCGAGAAATTTGGATTTCATACAGGACTTCTCACTCTGTTCGTCGCGCATACTTCCGCATCGTTGTTGATTCAGGAAAACGCCGACCCCGACGTCCTGCATGACATGGAACGATTCTTTTCAAAACTCGTCCCGGAAAACGACCCCGACTATCGGCACACGACGGAAGGTTCAGACGACATGCCCGCTCATATCCGATCCGCTCTCACGCAAACGCAACTGTCTATCCCTCTTCGAAATCATCGACTTGCGCTGGGCGTCTGGCAAGGCCTTTACCTGTATGAACACCGCCGTGCACCGCACACGAGAACGCTCCTCTTGCACCTGATCGGCGAATGA
- a CDS encoding Glu/Leu/Phe/Val dehydrogenase, translating into MSIPAEQEVSFKDSVNLSFDLAVATLDIPKGMADYIRNVNNVYQVRFPVVINGQIESFIGWRAVHSDHKLPSKGGIRFSPFVNQDEVEALAALMTYKCALVDVPFGGSKGGLLIDPKKYERQDMERITRRFAYELIQKDYISSGVNVPAPDMGTGQREMAWMVSTYMAHKPDDINHLACVTGKPVAMGGIRGRVEATGRGVVFGLREFFRHPEDVKNARMEGSLEGKKVIVQGLGNVGYHTAKILQEEDGVTIVGVIEFDGAIYNEGGLDVEKVFLHKIASGGGVKGYPGECEYIEEGALLLEKECDILIPAAMEAVINQTNAARINAKLIAEAANGPVTFAAEAILKEKKIVIIPDVYLNAGGVTVSYFEWIKNLSHIRFGRMQRRYEENQNQLILEAIQSSGAKVAQELIDRLKSGADEVDLVRSGLDDTMRGAFQAIRERYWSDDKVDSYRIAGMALAIEKIHTGYNAMGIYP; encoded by the coding sequence ATGAGCATTCCAGCAGAACAGGAAGTCAGTTTCAAGGACAGCGTGAATTTGAGTTTCGATCTTGCTGTGGCCACCTTGGACATACCCAAGGGCATGGCCGATTACATTCGCAACGTGAACAATGTCTACCAGGTGCGCTTCCCGGTTGTTATCAACGGCCAGATCGAATCCTTCATCGGCTGGCGCGCGGTACACAGCGACCATAAATTACCGTCCAAGGGCGGCATTCGTTTTTCTCCCTTTGTGAATCAGGATGAAGTGGAGGCGCTGGCGGCTTTGATGACTTATAAATGCGCGCTGGTTGACGTTCCTTTTGGCGGCTCGAAGGGCGGCTTGTTGATCGATCCAAAGAAATACGAACGGCAGGATATGGAGCGCATCACCCGACGCTTCGCCTACGAATTGATTCAAAAAGATTATATCAGTTCCGGGGTCAACGTCCCGGCGCCGGACATGGGCACGGGGCAACGCGAAATGGCGTGGATGGTGAGCACCTACATGGCGCATAAGCCGGACGACATCAACCATCTCGCCTGTGTGACCGGCAAGCCGGTTGCGATGGGCGGTATTCGCGGTCGCGTTGAAGCGACGGGGCGCGGCGTGGTCTTTGGATTGCGGGAATTTTTTCGTCATCCTGAAGACGTCAAAAACGCGCGCATGGAAGGTTCTCTGGAAGGAAAAAAAGTCATCGTCCAGGGCCTCGGCAACGTGGGCTATCACACCGCAAAAATTTTACAGGAGGAGGACGGCGTCACCATCGTCGGCGTCATCGAATTCGACGGCGCGATTTATAACGAAGGCGGACTCGACGTTGAAAAAGTATTCCTGCACAAGATCGCCAGTGGCGGCGGCGTGAAAGGCTATCCCGGCGAGTGCGAATATATTGAAGAAGGCGCTCTTCTTCTGGAGAAGGAATGCGATATTCTCATTCCAGCCGCGATGGAGGCGGTCATCAATCAAACCAACGCCGCGCGCATTAACGCGAAACTGATTGCGGAGGCCGCGAACGGTCCGGTGACCTTCGCCGCGGAAGCGATCTTGAAAGAGAAAAAAATCGTCATCATCCCCGACGTGTATCTCAACGCGGGCGGCGTGACGGTTTCTTATTTTGAATGGATTAAAAATTTATCGCATATCCGCTTCGGGCGCATGCAGAGGCGTTACGAAGAGAACCAGAATCAATTGATACTGGAAGCGATCCAGTCCTCGGGCGCCAAGGTCGCGCAGGAGTTGATCGACCGCCTGAAGAGCGGCGCGGACGAGGTCGATCTGGTTCGCTCCGGTCTGGACGACACGATGCGCGGGGCCTTTCAGGCGATTCGCGAACGATACTGGAGCGACGACAAGGTGGACAGCTACCGCATCGCCGGAATGGCTTTGGCGATTGAGAAAATCCACACCGGTTACAACGCGATGGGCATCTACCCCTAA